Genomic DNA from Nonomuraea rubra:
GCAGTCCCAGCTCGGCGAACCACGGGTGGACGGGGTGGGTGATGGGCACGTCCGGGCAGGCGTCGCGGGGCAGGTCGTGCCGGGTCAGGCGGCCGCGCGAGTCGCGGATCAGCACCGGCAGGCGGTCGAAGTCGCCGCCCTCGCCGCGCCAGCCCAGCTCGCGGGCCAGCCGGGTGAGCCCGGTGTTGGCGGGGTCGCCGCGGCGGGTGCCGTCCGGGTGCTCGTGGCCGGCGTAGCGGACGAGCTGGGGGCTGACGATCCGCGGGCCGGGGACGGCGGGCGTGTCGGGCGGGAACACGGTGATGATGGGCCGGATGGCGCCGCCGTTGTGCGCGCGTACCAGGTGGGTGGTGAGGGCGGCGGCGATCGTGTCCGGGTGGTGCAGCCTGCGGCAGTCGCGCACCACCAGCGTCTTCCAGTACAGCTTGCCGATGCACCGGGTGTGGTTGCGCCAGGCGAGTTTCGCACCGAGCACCAGCTCGGCGGGCGTGTGCCGGTAGGTGCCCGTCCGGGCCAGCTCGTCCAGGACGGCCGCGCGGCGGCGCTCGTGCCGCTCCCGGTCCCAGCCCAGCCCCTCGGCGCACAGGCGCAGGAACGACTCCGCCTCCTGGCTGACAGTGGCGGCCGGCGCGATGCTGACGCTCATGAATCCCCCGAGGTGGTGGCCGCGGGCGCGGCCTGGTGAATGTCCCGCAGTGGTGACAGGGCGGTGCCGACGGCGACCGCCGCCTGCACCAGGGCCGCGCACAGGAACAACATCCGCCCGGGCCCGCCCCAGGCGGCCAGGGCCCCGCCGACCACCGCCCCGCCGGCCAGCGCGCCGGCCGGGATGGTCGCGTACGCCGCCGCCCTGCTCACCGAGGTGACACGCCCGATGGCGTCGGCGGGCACGACGGTCTGGCGGGCGGTGAACCAGGAGACCACGATGACCGACGTGGCCACCCCCTCCACGGCCCAGGCGGCCGCGATCACCCAGACGGCGGGCAGCGCCACGGGCAGGGCCATGGCCAGCGCGGACAGCGCCATCCCGGCGACGAGCAGCCTGCCCGTCGGGTGGCGGTCGATGAGCCGGGGCGCCGCCAGCGCGCCGAGCACCGCGCCGAGCCCCTGCGCCCCGAACACCACGCCCAAGGCCACGGCGGGCAGGCGTTCGACCTCCAGGATGAGGTAGACGAGGTTGCCTTCGACGACGAACCCGGCGAAGTTCGCGGCGGCCATCAGCAGCGTGCCCCACCAGATCGGCCTGATCGAGCGGAGGATGCGCAGGCCCCGCACGAAGTCCCTGGCCACGCCGGACAGCTCGGCGCGCACGCCGCCCGCGGGCGCCACCTGCTTGTGCACGTGGGCGATCTGGAAGATGAGCAGCGCCGAGATCGCGAACGTCAGCGCGTTGACCAGCGTCGCCAGCGGCACGCCGAGGGCCGCGATGAACGCGGTGCCGACGACGGGCCCGACGAAGGCGAGCGAGCTGTCGACGGTCTGCGTCCAGGCGTTGATCCTGGACAGCCGCTCCTGCGGCACGGTGTCGACGATGAAACCCTGGAAGGCGGGGAAGTAGAAGGGCCGCACGGCGGCCAGCAGGAAGGCGCACAGGTAGAGCAGCGCCACCGAGGGCCGGTCGGCCGCGGCCACGAACACGATCACCAGCGCGATCGCGAAGGACAGGCAGTCGCATGCGATGAGGATCCTGCGGCGGTCCCACCGGTCGGCTATCACGCCCGCGACCAGCCCGACCACGATGTACGGGATGAACTCCAGCACGTACGCCAGCGCCGCCGACAGCGCGGAGCCGGTGATCTGCAGGATCAGCGTGGGAGCGGCGAACCGGTAGATCCAGTCGCCCACCGTCGAGACGAGGAACGCGCTCCGCAGCCGGACGCCTCCCGGGCCGGAGGGCGTACGCGACGCTACCCGCATCGGCCCGGGTCAGGAACGCTGTGTGCCATGGCAGGGTCCTCCCAACGGACAGACAGGGGTTCCACAGGGACGGTAACCGCGCGGGCCCGTCCCGGCGAGAGGGTGGGGCGCCGCGGGAACGCCCCACCTGGTGGCGGAGCCGGAGTGGTGCAGTCGGAGTGGTGCAGTCGGAGTGGTGCAGTCAGAGTGGTAGAGGCCCGAGGTCGCCGGCGAGCCACTCCAGGCTCGGCTTCGGCCGGGCGTCGCCGCACGTCGCGCAGCGCGGGTCGCGCTTCCACGTCTCGGCCTCGCGCAGGCGGGGGTCGTGGAAGGTCATCTCCAGCATCCGGCCCACCGACAGCGGCGGGCAGACCCGGCTGGCGATGCGCACCATCTCGGCGACCAGGAACCCCGCGCCGAACAGCACCAGGCCGTTGAACGCGGCGGTGTCCTCGCCGAACGTCCCGCCCTCCCTGTCGATCTCGTCCAGCACGTCCATGACGGCCAGCGAGGTGGGGTCGTTGCTGCGGACCTGGTCGTACCAGCACTCGACACAGCCGGACACCCCGGGCACGATCGTGTAGTGCAGGGCGCGCTGGGTGTCCACGCCGCCCATGATGAGTGCCGTGCCGGCCCGTACGCAGCCCTCGTTCAGCCAATGGGCGATGTGCACCTTGGGGCGGTCCACCACGGAGATCACGATGTCGCGGTCGCGGACGACCTCGTACACGTCGTCGCCGGACATCAGCTTGCGCTGCACCGGGTCGATCCGCACGGCGCTGTTGAGCGCGCGCGCCCGCTCGGCGGCCACCTCGACCTTCACCCGGCCCACGTACGGCTCGCCGTAGAGGATCTGCCGGTTGAAGTTCGACAGCTCGATCCGGTCGAAGTCGACGATCCTGATGTCCTCGAAACCGATGGCGACCAGGTCGATCAGCGCATGGCTGCCGATGCCGCCGACACCGAGCACGGCGACGCGGGCGTCGCGGATGCGGCGCTGGAACTCGTACTTGGAGGCGCTCATGGAGGCGTAGGTCTCGAAGAAGCCGAGGTTGTTCGACCAGCGCTCGCGGGCCGGGCGGTCGAAGTCCGCGCCGGCGTCGTCCGCGCTCTGGATCAGCCGGAGCGCGTCGAGCTCGCCGATCGCGTCGCGGACGTCGTCCGCCGTCACGTCGGGGTGCACGGCGTGCAGGTCGCGGTGCACCTCCTCCACGGTGCGCGTGCCGTCCAGCAGGGACAGCAGCCTGCTGACCCGGCCGTCGGCATCCTCCAGCGAGGTCAGCTCGCCGCCCAGCCTGAAGTGCACCGACCCGTCGGCGATGAAATAGGGGATGCTCGTCTTGAGCACGGGATGTGTCATGGCAATCCTTCCAAGGGGGGTGGGGCGCCCCTGAGGGCGCCCCACCTTCAACGGAATCAGCCCTTCTGGGCACCACCGGCGACGCTGTACCGCTTGGTCGACTTCTTGATCATGGAAGTTCACCTCCTCTCGGTTCCGTCGGGGTGATGCTCGCGAGGCCCAGCTCGTGGGCGAAGAACGCGAGCACGTCTGCGAAGTAGGACAACCGGCCGGTGCGTCCCCGCTCGCCGTGCCCCGCGCCCGCCTCGTGGCGCAGCAGCACCGGGCGGGACGAGCCGGAGGCGAACTGCAGCGCGGCGGCCATCTTCCGCGCGTGCAGCGGGTCGACGCGGGTGTCCTCGCCGAACGCCGACAGCAGGACGGCCGGGTACGGGATGCCGGGCACCACCCGGTGGTAGGGCGAGTAGCCGAGCAGCCAGCCGAGCTCCTCCGGGTCCTCCCGGCTGCCGAACTCCTCCCGCCAGTGCTCGCCGAGCCCGGTCAGCTCGTAGCGGGCCATGTCGAGGAGCGGCGCCGTGCAGGCGACGGCGGCGAACAGCTCGGGGCGCTGCGTCATCGCGGCGCCCGCGAGCAGGCCGCCCGCGCTGGCGCCGAACGCGCCCAGGCGGTCGTGGGTGGTGTGCCCGGTCTCGACCAGGTGGCCGGCCGCGGCGATGAAGTCGTCGATGCCGCGCTGCTTGTGCTCGCGGCGTCCCGCGTGGTGCCACGCCTCGCCGCCCTCGCCGCCGCCGCGCACGCAGGCGACCGCGAACAGGCCGCCCCGCCCTGCCCAGGCCAGGGCCGCCGCGTAGTAGTCGGCGATGCGCGGCTCCCCGAAGGCGCCGTAGCCCTCCAGGATCGTGGGCAGCGGTCCCGCCCGGTGCCAGGACGGGGCGAGCAGGAGGATCCGTACGGGGGTGCCGTCCGGGGAGACGCAGACCGTCTCGGACGCCCGCACCGGCGGCGTGACCGGGGCCGGGTGGCGGCGCCACGGCGTGCTGGAGCCGGTGCCGGCCTCGTAGCGGTAGACGGTCTCCGGGGTGACGCGGTCGGAGTACTCGTACCAGGCCTCGCCGCCGGGCACGCCGGGGACCAGGTCGGTGACGAGGCCGGGGCCGGGCAGCTCGACCTGGCCCAGGAGGCGGCCGGTGGCCGGGTCGTGGCGGGTCACGGCGCCGTGGCCGGCGACCGTCCAGTGGGCCAGCAGCAGGCCGTCGAGCACCGCGAACCCGTCCAGCACCGCTTCCGGGTCCTCGGGGATCAGCGTGCGCGGGCCGGCCGCGGCCTCCGACGGGTCGTCGTGCGGCGGCAGGTCGTGTGGCAGGTCGTTTTGTGACTGCAGGTCGTTTTGTGGCAGGTCGGTGACGAGGAGGCGGCCGCGGGGGGCGCCGGCGTCGGTCAGCAGGTACAGGCGGCCGCCGGGGGCCGGCCAGGCGGAGGTCCAGCCGTCCTCGGGCAGCGGCAGCCGGCGCAGGGCGGGCCGCTCGATCGAGCCGTCGCGCAGGTCGGCCACCCACACCTCGTTGGTCGCCGACAGCCCGGAGGCCACCTGGACGACCAGCAGCCGCCCGTCCGCCCCCACCAGCGCGTCCAGCTCGGCCGTACGGTCGGAGCCCGCGCCGGACACCACCGCGTCGGCTGCGGCGGGCTCCCCCACCCGGTGCAGGCAGACCCGCGGGCCGGAGCGCTCGTCGTGCCGCGTGTAGTAGAACGCGTCCCGCCCAGGCAGCCAGGCGACCGACGAGTAGCGGCAGCCGGCGATGGGCTCGTCCACGTCCCCCCCGGTCTCCACGTCGAGCACGCGCAGCGTGAACCGTTCGGATCCGCCCACGGCCGTCTGGTAGGCCATCAAGCGGCCGTCGGTGGAGGCGGACCAGTAGCCCAGCACCGTGCGCCGCTCCGGATCGGCGGCGTCCGGCTCGAACAGGGCGCGGTCGCCGTGCGAGTCGCGGACCATGAGCGCGTGGTGCTCCGCCCCGGGCCGCAGGCAGGTGTAGAAGGCCCGCCCGGCGCGGAACTGCGGCACCGACAGCCGCTCGAACGAGGTCAGGTGCCGCAGCTCGCGGAACCATCCGCCGACCGGCCAGCCGTCCCGCGCCCTGGCGAACAGGCGGGCCTGCGCCGCCAGCCAGTCGCGGGTCTCCGGCGAGTCCGGGTCCTCCAGCCATCGGTACGGGTCGGCCACCTCGCGCCCGCCGAGCAGTTCCCGTACGTCGTCCCGCCGTGCCACCGGTGCCGGCGCGAGGTGCGTGTCCATGACTCCCGGAGAACTCGTGACCTCGGACACTGTCCGGCTCCCTCCGTCGTCGTGCTGGCTGGGTCCGTTCCGCTGCCACCGAAGCTTCGTCCCGGGGTCTGGACGGGGCGCTGGACCCGCCGCTGGACCCGCCGCTGGACCCGCCGCTGGACCCGCCGCTGGACCCGCCGCTGGACCCGCCGCTGGACAGGGCACTGGCCGTCGCCCTGGAGAGCGTTGTGGACCTGGCGCTGGACGGTGCCCTGGGCGCATCGTTGGACGGGGCACTGGCGGAACCGCTGGACGGTAACCGGGGAACCGCTGGACGGGGTACTGGTGGGACCCCTGGAACGGATCCCGCA
This window encodes:
- a CDS encoding HesA/MoeB/ThiF family protein, which produces MTHPVLKTSIPYFIADGSVHFRLGGELTSLEDADGRVSRLLSLLDGTRTVEEVHRDLHAVHPDVTADDVRDAIGELDALRLIQSADDAGADFDRPARERWSNNLGFFETYASMSASKYEFQRRIRDARVAVLGVGGIGSHALIDLVAIGFEDIRIVDFDRIELSNFNRQILYGEPYVGRVKVEVAAERARALNSAVRIDPVQRKLMSGDDVYEVVRDRDIVISVVDRPKVHIAHWLNEGCVRAGTALIMGGVDTQRALHYTIVPGVSGCVECWYDQVRSNDPTSLAVMDVLDEIDREGGTFGEDTAAFNGLVLFGAGFLVAEMVRIASRVCPPLSVGRMLEMTFHDPRLREAETWKRDPRCATCGDARPKPSLEWLAGDLGPLPL
- a CDS encoding MFS transporter, with amino-acid sequence MRVASRTPSGPGGVRLRSAFLVSTVGDWIYRFAAPTLILQITGSALSAALAYVLEFIPYIVVGLVAGVIADRWDRRRILIACDCLSFAIALVIVFVAAADRPSVALLYLCAFLLAAVRPFYFPAFQGFIVDTVPQERLSRINAWTQTVDSSLAFVGPVVGTAFIAALGVPLATLVNALTFAISALLIFQIAHVHKQVAPAGGVRAELSGVARDFVRGLRILRSIRPIWWGTLLMAAANFAGFVVEGNLVYLILEVERLPAVALGVVFGAQGLGAVLGALAAPRLIDRHPTGRLLVAGMALSALAMALPVALPAVWVIAAAWAVEGVATSVIVVSWFTARQTVVPADAIGRVTSVSRAAAYATIPAGALAGGAVVGGALAAWGGPGRMLFLCAALVQAAVAVGTALSPLRDIHQAAPAATTSGDS
- a CDS encoding prolyl oligopeptidase family serine peptidase, yielding MDTHLAPAPVARRDDVRELLGGREVADPYRWLEDPDSPETRDWLAAQARLFARARDGWPVGGWFRELRHLTSFERLSVPQFRAGRAFYTCLRPGAEHHALMVRDSHGDRALFEPDAADPERRTVLGYWSASTDGRLMAYQTAVGGSERFTLRVLDVETGGDVDEPIAGCRYSSVAWLPGRDAFYYTRHDERSGPRVCLHRVGEPAAADAVVSGAGSDRTAELDALVGADGRLLVVQVASGLSATNEVWVADLRDGSIERPALRRLPLPEDGWTSAWPAPGGRLYLLTDAGAPRGRLLVTDLPQNDLQSQNDLPHDLPPHDDPSEAAAGPRTLIPEDPEAVLDGFAVLDGLLLAHWTVAGHGAVTRHDPATGRLLGQVELPGPGLVTDLVPGVPGGEAWYEYSDRVTPETVYRYEAGTGSSTPWRRHPAPVTPPVRASETVCVSPDGTPVRILLLAPSWHRAGPLPTILEGYGAFGEPRIADYYAAALAWAGRGGLFAVACVRGGGEGGEAWHHAGRREHKQRGIDDFIAAAGHLVETGHTTHDRLGAFGASAGGLLAGAAMTQRPELFAAVACTAPLLDMARYELTGLGEHWREEFGSREDPEELGWLLGYSPYHRVVPGIPYPAVLLSAFGEDTRVDPLHARKMAAALQFASGSSRPVLLRHEAGAGHGERGRTGRLSYFADVLAFFAHELGLASITPTEPRGGELP
- a CDS encoding nitric oxide synthase oxygenase, giving the protein MSVSIAPAATVSQEAESFLRLCAEGLGWDRERHERRRAAVLDELARTGTYRHTPAELVLGAKLAWRNHTRCIGKLYWKTLVVRDCRRLHHPDTIAAALTTHLVRAHNGGAIRPIITVFPPDTPAVPGPRIVSPQLVRYAGHEHPDGTRRGDPANTGLTRLARELGWRGEGGDFDRLPVLIRDSRGRLTRHDLPRDACPDVPITHPVHPWFAELGLRWYSCPTVSDMRLEIGGVTYPAAPFTGWYVGTEVGTRNFADRDRYDLLPEIARRLGLDTGDDRTLWKDRALTELNVAVLTSYERAGVRMLDHHTIAGHFHRYVQARRRAGEEVHADWSWIIPPTAASTTPVFHDSYDPAVVSPNFYR